In one Elephas maximus indicus isolate mEleMax1 chromosome 9, mEleMax1 primary haplotype, whole genome shotgun sequence genomic region, the following are encoded:
- the LOC126082499 gene encoding nuclear pore-associated protein 1-like: MGNFFSKLHPSSRRYPPPARRPRSHPTRCAPTSGRDHPAAPAPPFHPLHSGLLNQGRVPLPPRFYIAPKRRYAVRQAQYSSLGVRPLLSWGDPLKKQVVPRTFGHPRGVRIPPPGCKWTLRLPLKQIVTSAKPVTCSHLPRPCLKDTEPSALGESRNGMAKDEGNQSPHSISSTPSASRSLETNGDITSSLHISGPLKGTLHPKGPENSLCNKAQVSSGSSFTKDCAIVSSCSPAGGVLPLQKPIPDAAGLSGLPKRLMKSTKKGLEEGHQPSSPASLGLGKEKQEEKHCHVPSGSNSPPTSACPRPHKRKLLLVPPPWDQGELPPPPKRPRMLVAGDLGLEKTAEPQGNHTALEDKEEATSDCSTTQTTSPSSLSVAPTQDSLSCTTSTLPVSTMFFTDLSNLSASPTILRSPRPSPAPEIGLEEKGRMPNTLSLSLPAKSASSFTFSPIFRGALSNENGGSLRFYPSVPDAAPSPSDISTPPSTSTVSLLPTSQREESPVPMLVDSSSFFSPTCPPPPVPSTSTLVFTSQPIRFTAITPTITATASANSTSQPVLDPDVRDMDTSPPSQAVIFTSPPGSGVSSLPLAQAHGCGDQVSPAKAPVSTSPPAFTVSYPAASFSLPFRPGVTPQPRLGTSGGHQQRATGLGLTAPAATSTSLGSVSTDSAIKPDCEDMDTTPPSLAVIFPSPPDTKDNCMPFPKVVPGEKSMLVRSSITSTPRSTSLPAQSVSSPTASFRHPFNPGATPQPTFGAPDWQQPEPSRFHRSIPVGKRAVPTQAVNLTIMAAQQANNNTNQPTFVGMAPMYSTSNIHASTPLAFDGSPGVVPTGIAISSGFKTTTKMPSAGNRRSLFANSTPGQLVFMRPATPIGSGNFRVKVPAPGPSSTTGALNSGAGPSGTLNSSSIPPIGPNTCDQVGSTIPLFANKTGGTFIQSTWGPPVQSTDGAMGNFPKLGIPAPPVSAFHQRAWATPHQSKHALTGKARTARRKHSRKHNYAPIFHQSTLGPFGNGTSAGDSGASTVTVLGHSGAPSYSQSSWGPPGHGTYAGVASTRTIPLLGHPGAPSYSQNPWGTPLQSRVGMKRRDSTIPMVGGPCVPHFHQCSYSLHGQSMYGTTGGNSTMPVNGALWDPSFHQYTWCPPGQTTRDVMGGNNTMPVNGGRHLSHFC; the protein is encoded by the coding sequence ATGGGTAACTTCTTTAGCAAACTGCACCCCTCATCCCGTCGCTACCCTCCGCCAGCCCGGCGCCCACGCAGTCACCCCACCCGCTGTGCTCCCACCTCTGGCCGGGATCACCCCGCTGCCCCTGCGCCTCCCTTCCACCCTCTTCACAGTGGACTGCTCAACCAGGGTCGCGTGCCTTTACCGCCTCGGTTTTACATCGCCCCAAAGAGGCGGTATGCGGTCCGGCAGGCTCAGTACTCCTCTCTGGGGGTCCGTCCCTTGCTCTCCTGGGGAGACCCTCTGAAGAAGCAGGTGGTGCCTCGGACCTTCGGCCACCCAAGAGGTGTGAGGATACCCCCTCCAGGGTGCAAATGGACTCTCCGTTTGCCGCTCAAGCAGATAGTCACATCTGCGAAGCCAGTGACATGCAGTCACCTTCCACGTCCTTGCCTAAAGGACACTGAGCCGAGTGCCCTAGGAGAGTCCAGGAATGGGATGGCGAAGGATGAGGGCAATCAAAGTCCCCACAGCATTAGCAGTACTCCTTCTGCCTCTAGGTCCCTGGAGACCAATGGAGACATCACTTCCTCCCTGCACATTTCTGGGCCTCTGAAGGGAACCCTCCACCCCAAGGGCCCAGAAAACAGCCTGTGTAACAAAGCCCAGGTGTCATCTGGGAGCTCATTCACCAAAGACTGTGCCATTGTCAGCTCATGCAGCCCTGCCGGAGGTGTCCTGCCCCTTCAGAAGCCTATTCCTGATGCAGCAGGGCTCTCTGGCCTGCCCAAGAGGCTGATGAAGTCAACTAAgaaaggactggaggaaggccatCAGCCCAGCTCTCCAGCCTCACTGGGGTTGGGGAAGGAGAAGCAGGAAGAAAAGCATTGCCATGTGCCATCCGGGAGCAATTCTCCACCCACATCTGCCTGTCCTAGGCCACATAAACGGAAACTGCTGCTGGTACCACCACCTTGGGATCAAGGTGAGCTGCCTCCACCTCCTAAGCGCCCTCGTATGCTTGTTGCTGGAGACCTGGGCTTGGAGAAGACAGCTGAGCCCCAAGGGAACCACACAGCCTTAGAAGACAAAGAAGAGGCCACATCAGACTGCAGTACCACGCAGACTACCAGTCCCTCCTCCCTGTCTGTTGCGCCCACCCAAGACTCCCTGTCTTGTACCACTTCCACTCTGCCAGTCTCAACAATGTTTTTCACTGACTTATCCAACCTGTCTGCCAGCCCAACCATCCTGCGTTCCCCTAGACCTTCGCCTGCACCAGAGATTGGTCTTGAAGAAAAAGGCAGAATGCCTAAcactctttctttgtctcttccagcGAAATCTGCTTCTTCCTTTACATTTAGTCCCATCTTTAGAGGCGCACTCAGTAATGAGAATGGAGGCTCTCTCCGTTTCTATCCCTCAGTCCCTGATGCAGCACCTTCTCCTTCTGACATCTCCACACCTCCTAGCACCTCAACTGTCTCTTTATTGCCTACCTCCCAAAGAGAGGAGTCGCCCGTCCCCATGTTGGtggattcttcttcttttttctcaccAACCTGTCCTCCTCCTCCTGTCCCTTCCACCAGCACCCTTGTGTTCACCAGTCAGCCCATCAGATTTACAGCCATCACTCCCACAATTACAGCCACCGCCTCTGCAAACTCCACCTCTCAGCCTGTTCTGGATCCTGATGTAAGAGACATGGACACCTCTCCCCCTTCACAGGCTGTCATCTTCACGTCTCCTCCAGGCTCTGGGGTGAGCTCCCTCCCACTTGCCCAGGCCCATGGCTGTGGAGATCAGGTGTCCCCTGCAAAGGCCCCAGTCTCCACCAGCCCACCAGCATTTACAGTCAGCTACCCCGCTGCAAGTTTCAGTCTTCCATTTCGCCCAGGAGTCACCCCTCAGCCCAGGTTGGGAACCTCTGGTGGGCATCAGCAGAGAGCCACTGGCCTAGGTCTGACTGCACCAGCAGCTACCTCCACGTCATTAGGCAGCGTGTCTACAGACTCTGCAATCAAGCCTGATTGTGAGGACATGGATACCACGCCTCCCTCCCTGGCTGTCATCTTCCCATCTCCCCCTGACACCAAGGACAACTGCATGCCATTTCCCAAGGTAGTTCCTGGTGAGAAGAGCATGCTGGTGAGAAGCAGCATTACATCCACCCCACGCTCCACCAGCTTGCCTGCACAGTCGGTCAGCAGCCCAACTGCATCTTTCAGACATCCTTTTAACCCAGGAGCTACCCCTCAGCCCACATTTGGGGCCCCTGATTGGCAGCAGCCTGAACCCTCCAGATTTCACAGGTCCATACCTGTAGGGAAACGGGCAGTACCAACACAAGCTGTAAACCTAACCATTATGGCAGCACAGCAAGCCAATAACAACACAAATCAACCAACTTTCGTGGGCATGGCACCCATGTATTCCACCTCTAACATCCATGCCAGCACCCCGTTGGCCTTTGATGGTTCCCCAGGCGTTGTTCCCACCGGCATAGCCATTAGTTCTGGCTTTAAAACGACAACTAAGATGCCCAGTGCTGGGAATAGGAGATCATTGTTTGCCAACAGCACTCCAGGCCAACTTGTGTTTATGAGACCTGCAACCCCTATAGGTAGTGGGAACTTCAGGGTCAAGGTCCCTGCCCCAGGTCCCAGTTCTACGACTGGAGCACTCAATTCTGGAGCAGGGCCAAGTGGAACACTCAACTCCAGTTCCATTCCACCTATTGGTCCAAACACCTGCGACCAGGTTGGCAGCACCATACCCTTATTTGCAAATAAGACAGGTGGCACCTTCATTCAGAGCACCTGGGGTCCACCTGTCCAGAGTACAGATGGTGCAATGGGAAATTTTCCCAAGCTTGGGATCCCAGCCCCTCCTGTCTCTGCCTTCCATCAGAGAGCCTGGGCCACCCCTCACCAGAGCAAACATGCTCTTACTGGAAAAGCCAGGACCGCTAGGAGGAAACATTCACGAAAACACAATTATGCGCCCATCTTTCATCAGAGCACCTTGGGCCCATTTGGCAATGGCACTTCTGCTGGAGATTCAGGTGCCAGCACTGTAACTGTTCTTGGACACTCTGGTGCTCCCAGCTATAGCCAGAGCTCCTGGGGCCCACCAGGCCATGGCACTTATGCTGGAGTTGCAAGCACCAGAACTATACCTCTTCTTGGACACCCTGGTGCTCCCAGCTACAGCCAGAACCCCTGGGGCACACCTCTCCAGAGCAGAGTTGGCATGAAGAGAAGGGACAGCACCATACCTATGGTTGGAGGCCCCTGTGTTCCTCATTTCCATCAGTGCAGCTACAGTCTTCATGGCCAGAGCATGTATGGTACAACGGGAGGGAATAGTACCATGCCCGTAAATGGAGCCCTTTGGGACCCCTCCTTCCATCAGTATACCTGGTGTCCACCTGGCCAGACTACACGTGATGTAATGGGGGGTAACAATACCATGCCTGTAAATGGAGGCCGTCATCTTTCCCATTTCTGCTAG